One segment of Hippopotamus amphibius kiboko isolate mHipAmp2 chromosome 2, mHipAmp2.hap2, whole genome shotgun sequence DNA contains the following:
- the THBS1 gene encoding thrombospondin-1 isoform X3, with amino-acid sequence MGLAWALSVLFLLRVCASNRIPESGGDNGVFDIFELTGAARKGSGRRLVKGPDPSSPAFRIEDANLIPPVPDDKFQDLVDAVRAEKGFLLLASLRQMKKTRGTLLAVERKDHSGQVFSVVSNGKAGTLDLSLTVQGKQHVVSVEEALLATGQWKSITLFVQEDRAQLYIDCEKMENAELDVPIQSIFTRDLASIARLRIAKGGVNDNFQGVLQNVRFVFGTTPEDILRNKGCSSSTSVLLTLDNNVVNGSSPAIRTDYIGHKTKDLQAICGISCDELSNMVLELRGLRTIVTTLQDSIRKVTEENKELVNELRRPPLCYHNGVQYRNNEEWTVDSCTECRCQNSVTICKKVSCPIMPCSNATVPDGECCPRCWPSDSADDGWSPWSEWTSCSVTCGNGIQQRGRSCDSLNNRCEGSSVQTRTCHIQECDKRFKQDGGWSHWSPWSSCSVTCGDGVITRIRLCNSPSPQMNGKPCEGEARETKACQKDACPINGGWGPWSPWDICSVTCGGGVQKRSRLCNNPAPQFGGKDCIGDLTENQICNKQDCPIDGCLSNPCFAGVNCTSYPDGSWKCGACPPGYSGNGIVCKDVDECKEVPDACFNHNGEHRCENTDPGYNCLPCPPRFTGSQPFGQGVEHATANKQVCKPRNPCTDGTHDCNKNAKCNYLGHYSDPMYRCECKPGYAGNGIICGEDTDLDGWPNEDLVCVANATYHCKKDNCPNLPNSGQEDYDKDGIGDACDDDDDNDKVPDDRDNCPFHYNPAQYDYDRDDVGDRCDNCPYNHNPDQADTDNNGEGDACAADIDGDGILNERDNCQYVYNVDQRDTDMDGVGDQCDNCPLEHNPDQLDSDSDRIGDTCDSNQDIDEDGHQNNLDNCPYVPNANQADHDKDGKGDACDHDDDNDGIPDDRDNCRLVPNPDQKDSDGDGRGDACKDDFDQDNVPDIDDICPENVDISETDFRRFQMIPLDPKGTSQNDPNWVVRHQGKELVQTVNCDPGLAVGYDEFNAVDFSGTFFINTERDDDYAGFVFGYQSSSRFYVVMWKQVTQSYWDTNPTRAQGYSGLSVKVVNSTTGPGEHLRNALWHTGNTPGQVRTLWHDPRHIGWKDFTAYRWRLSHRPKTGFIRVVMYEGKKIMADSGPIYDKSYAGGRLGLFVFSQEMVFFSDLKYECRDS; translated from the exons ATGGGGCTGGCCTGGGCACTCAGTGTCCTGTTCCTGCTGCGTGTGTGCGCCTCCAACCGCATTCCAG AGTCTGGGGGAGACAACGGCGTGTTCGACATCTTTGAACTCACGGGGGCTGCCCGCAAGGGCTCTGGGCGCCGACTGGTGAAGGGTCCTGACCCTTCCAGCCCAGCTTTCCGCATCGAGGATGCCAACCTGATCCCCCCTGTGCCTGATGACAAGTTCCAAGACCTAGTGGATGCTGTGCGGGCAGAGAAAGGATTCCTCCTCCTGGCCTCCCTGAGGCAAATGAAGAAGACCCGAGGCACGCTGCTGGCCGTGGAGCGGAAAGACCACTCTGGCCAGGTCTTCAGCGTGGTCTCCAATGGCAAGGCGGGCACCCTGGACCTGAGCCTGACTGTGCAGGGGAAGCAGCATGTGGTGTCGGTAGAAGAAGCACTCCTGGCGACCGGCCAGTGGAAGAGCATCACCCTGTTTGTGCAGGAGGACAGGGCCCAGCTGTACATCGACTGTGAGAAGATGGAAAATGCTGAGCTGGACGTTCCCATCCAAAGCATCTTCACCAGGGACTTGGCCAGCATTGCCAGACTTCGCATCGCCAAAGGAGGTGTCAATGACAATTTCCAG GGGGTGCTGCAGAACGTGAGGTTTGTCTTTGGAACCACACCAGAGGACATCCTCAGGAATAAAGGCTGCTCCAGCT CTACCAGTGTCCTTCTCACCCTTGACAACAACGTGGTGAACGGTTCCAGCCCTGCTATCCGCACCGACTACATCGGCCACAAGACAAAGGATCTGCAAGCCATCTGCGGCATCTCGTGTGACGAGCTGTCCAACATGGTCCTGGAGCTCAGGGGCCTGCGCACCATCGTGACCACGCTGCAGGACAGCATCCGCAAAGTG ACTGAAGAGAACAAAGAGCTGGTCAACGAGCTGAGGAGGCCCCCACTCTGCTACCACAATGGAGTCCAGTACAGGAATAACGAGGAGTGGACAGTGGACAGCTGCACTGAGTGTCGCTGCCAG AACTCAGTTACCATCTGCAAAAAAGTCTCCTGCCCCATCATGCCCTGCTCCAATGCCACAGTTCCTGATGGAGAATGCTGCCCGCGGTGTTGGC CCAGCGACTCTGCGGACGATGGCTGGTCCCCGTGGTCTGAGTGGACCTCTTGCTCTGTAACCTGTGGCAATGGAATCCAGCAGCGCGGCCGCTCCTGTGACAGCCTCAACAACAGATGCGAGGGCTCCTCCGTGCAGACGCGGACCTGCCACATTCAGGAGTGTGACAAGAGAT TTAAACAGGATGGCGGCTGGAGCCACTGGTCCCCGTGGTCCTCTTGTTCTGTAACATGTGGAGACGGTGTGATCACAAGGATCCGGCTCTGcaactcccccagcccccagatgAATGGGAAGCCATGTGAGGGTGAAGCTCGGGAGACCAAGGCCTGCCAGAAAGACGCCTGCCCCA TCAATGGAGGCTGGGGACCCTGGTCACCATGGGATATCTGTTCCGTCACCTGTGGAGGAGGGGTGCAGAAACGTAGCCGGCTCTGCAACAACCCTGCACCCCAGTTTGGAGGCAAGGACTGCATTGGTGATCTGACAGAAAACCAGATCTGCAATAAGCAGGACTGTCCCATTG ATGGATGCCTGTCCAATCCCTGCTTTGCTGGTGTCAACTGTACCAGCTACCCTGATGGCAGCTGGAAGTGTGGTGCTTGTCCCCCAGGCTACAGCGGAAATGGCATCGTGTGCAAAGATGTTGATGAG TGCAAAGAAGTCCCTGATGCCTGCTTCAACCACAACGGAGAGCACAGGTGTGAGAACACAGACCCCGGCTACAACTGCCTTCCCTGCCCGCCACGCTTTACTGGCTCACAGCCCTTCGGCCAGGGCGTGGAACACGCCACTGCCAACAAACAG GTGTGCAAACCCCGCAACCCCTGCACGGACGGCACACACGACTGCAACAAGAATGCCAAGTGCAACTACCTGGGCCACTACAGCGACCCCATGTACCGCTGCGAGTGCAAGCCCGGCTATGCCGGCAACGGCATCATCTGTGGGGAGGACACGGACCTGGATGGCTGGCCCAATGAGGACCTGGTGTGCGTGGCCAATGCGACCTACCACTGCAAAAAG GATAATTGCCCCAACCTTCCCAACTCAGGGCAGGAAGACTATGACAAGGACGGGATCGGCGACGCCTGCGACGATGATGACGACAATGACAAAGTCCCAGATGACAGG GACAACTGTCCGTTCCATTACAACCCAGCCCAGTATGACTATGACAGAGATGATGTGGGAGACCGCTGTGACAACTGCCCCTACAACCACAACCCAGACCAGGCGGACACAGACAACAATGGGGAAGGAGACGCCTGCGCGGCTGACATTGACGGGGATG GCATCCTCAATGAACGGGACAACTGCCAGTATGTCTACAATGTGGACCAGAGAGACACCGACATGGATGGGGTTGGCGATCAGTGTGACAACTGCCCCCTGGAACACAATCCAGACCAG CTTGACTCGGACTCAGACCGCATTGGAGATACCTGTGACAGCAATCAGGACATTGATGAAGACGGCCACCAGAACAACCTGGACAACTGTCCCTACGTGCCCAATGCCAACCAGGCAGACCATGACAAGGATGGCAAGGGTGACGCCTGCGACCATGACGATGACAACGACGGCATTCCTGATGACAGGGACAACTGCAGGCTCGTGCCCAATCCTGACCAGAAGGATTCTGATG GTGACGGTCGAGGTGATGCTTGCAAAGATGATTTTGACCAGGACAATGTGCCAGACATTGATGACATCTGTCCCGAAAACGTTGATATCAGTGAGACCGATTTCCGCCGCTTCCAGATGATTCCTCTAGATCCCAAAGGAACATCCCAAAATGACCCTAACTGGGTTGTACGCCATCAGGGTAAAGAACTCGTCCAGACTGTCAACTGTGATCCTGGACTTGCTGTAG GTTATGATGAGTTTAACGCTGTGGACTTCAGCGGCACCTTCTTCATCAACACCGAAAGAGATGATGACTACGCTGGGTTTGTCTTTGGCTACCAGTCCAGCAGCCGCTTCTACGTTGTGATGTGGAAGCAAGTCACCCAGTCCTACTGGGACACCAACCCCACGAGGGCTCAGGGATACTCCGGCCTTTCTGTGAAGGTTGTGAACTCCACCACGGGGCCTGGCGAGCACCTGCGGAATGCCCTGTGGCACACTGGAAACACCCCCGGCCAG gtgCGCACACTGTGGCATGACCCTCGTCACATAGGCTGGAAAGATTTCACCGCCTACAGATGGCGTCTGAGCCACAGGCCAAAGACGGGTTTCATTAG AGTGGTGATGTATGAAGGGAAGAAAATCATGGCTGACTCGGGACCCATCTATGACAAAAGCTATGCTGGCGGTCGGCTAGGGTTGTTCGTCTTCTCTCAAGAAATGGTGTTTTTCTCCGACCTGAAATACGAGTGCAGAG ATTCCTAA
- the THBS1 gene encoding thrombospondin-1 isoform X1, producing MGLAWALSVLFLLRVCASNRIPESGGDNGVFDIFELTGAARKGSGRRLVKGPDPSSPAFRIEDANLIPPVPDDKFQDLVDAVRAEKGFLLLASLRQMKKTRGTLLAVERKDHSGQVFSVVSNGKAGTLDLSLTVQGKQHVVSVEEALLATGQWKSITLFVQEDRAQLYIDCEKMENAELDVPIQSIFTRDLASIARLRIAKGGVNDNFQGVLQNVRFVFGTTPEDILRNKGCSSSATSVLLTLDNNVVNGSSPAIRTDYIGHKTKDLQAICGISCDELSNMVLELRGLRTIVTTLQDSIRKVTEENKELVNELRRPPLCYHNGVQYRNNEEWTVDSCTECRCQNSVTICKKVSCPIMPCSNATVPDGECCPRCWPSDSADDGWSPWSEWTSCSVTCGNGIQQRGRSCDSLNNRCEGSSVQTRTCHIQECDKRFKQDGGWSHWSPWSSCSVTCGDGVITRIRLCNSPSPQMNGKPCEGEARETKACQKDACPINGGWGPWSPWDICSVTCGGGVQKRSRLCNNPAPQFGGKDCIGDLTENQICNKQDCPIDGCLSNPCFAGVNCTSYPDGSWKCGACPPGYSGNGIVCKDVDECKEVPDACFNHNGEHRCENTDPGYNCLPCPPRFTGSQPFGQGVEHATANKQVCKPRNPCTDGTHDCNKNAKCNYLGHYSDPMYRCECKPGYAGNGIICGEDTDLDGWPNEDLVCVANATYHCKKDNCPNLPNSGQEDYDKDGIGDACDDDDDNDKVPDDRDNCPFHYNPAQYDYDRDDVGDRCDNCPYNHNPDQADTDNNGEGDACAADIDGDGILNERDNCQYVYNVDQRDTDMDGVGDQCDNCPLEHNPDQLDSDSDRIGDTCDSNQDIDEDGHQNNLDNCPYVPNANQADHDKDGKGDACDHDDDNDGIPDDRDNCRLVPNPDQKDSDGDGRGDACKDDFDQDNVPDIDDICPENVDISETDFRRFQMIPLDPKGTSQNDPNWVVRHQGKELVQTVNCDPGLAVGYDEFNAVDFSGTFFINTERDDDYAGFVFGYQSSSRFYVVMWKQVTQSYWDTNPTRAQGYSGLSVKVVNSTTGPGEHLRNALWHTGNTPGQVRTLWHDPRHIGWKDFTAYRWRLSHRPKTGFIR from the exons ATGGGGCTGGCCTGGGCACTCAGTGTCCTGTTCCTGCTGCGTGTGTGCGCCTCCAACCGCATTCCAG AGTCTGGGGGAGACAACGGCGTGTTCGACATCTTTGAACTCACGGGGGCTGCCCGCAAGGGCTCTGGGCGCCGACTGGTGAAGGGTCCTGACCCTTCCAGCCCAGCTTTCCGCATCGAGGATGCCAACCTGATCCCCCCTGTGCCTGATGACAAGTTCCAAGACCTAGTGGATGCTGTGCGGGCAGAGAAAGGATTCCTCCTCCTGGCCTCCCTGAGGCAAATGAAGAAGACCCGAGGCACGCTGCTGGCCGTGGAGCGGAAAGACCACTCTGGCCAGGTCTTCAGCGTGGTCTCCAATGGCAAGGCGGGCACCCTGGACCTGAGCCTGACTGTGCAGGGGAAGCAGCATGTGGTGTCGGTAGAAGAAGCACTCCTGGCGACCGGCCAGTGGAAGAGCATCACCCTGTTTGTGCAGGAGGACAGGGCCCAGCTGTACATCGACTGTGAGAAGATGGAAAATGCTGAGCTGGACGTTCCCATCCAAAGCATCTTCACCAGGGACTTGGCCAGCATTGCCAGACTTCGCATCGCCAAAGGAGGTGTCAATGACAATTTCCAG GGGGTGCTGCAGAACGTGAGGTTTGTCTTTGGAACCACACCAGAGGACATCCTCAGGAATAAAGGCTGCTCCAGCT CAGCTACCAGTGTCCTTCTCACCCTTGACAACAACGTGGTGAACGGTTCCAGCCCTGCTATCCGCACCGACTACATCGGCCACAAGACAAAGGATCTGCAAGCCATCTGCGGCATCTCGTGTGACGAGCTGTCCAACATGGTCCTGGAGCTCAGGGGCCTGCGCACCATCGTGACCACGCTGCAGGACAGCATCCGCAAAGTG ACTGAAGAGAACAAAGAGCTGGTCAACGAGCTGAGGAGGCCCCCACTCTGCTACCACAATGGAGTCCAGTACAGGAATAACGAGGAGTGGACAGTGGACAGCTGCACTGAGTGTCGCTGCCAG AACTCAGTTACCATCTGCAAAAAAGTCTCCTGCCCCATCATGCCCTGCTCCAATGCCACAGTTCCTGATGGAGAATGCTGCCCGCGGTGTTGGC CCAGCGACTCTGCGGACGATGGCTGGTCCCCGTGGTCTGAGTGGACCTCTTGCTCTGTAACCTGTGGCAATGGAATCCAGCAGCGCGGCCGCTCCTGTGACAGCCTCAACAACAGATGCGAGGGCTCCTCCGTGCAGACGCGGACCTGCCACATTCAGGAGTGTGACAAGAGAT TTAAACAGGATGGCGGCTGGAGCCACTGGTCCCCGTGGTCCTCTTGTTCTGTAACATGTGGAGACGGTGTGATCACAAGGATCCGGCTCTGcaactcccccagcccccagatgAATGGGAAGCCATGTGAGGGTGAAGCTCGGGAGACCAAGGCCTGCCAGAAAGACGCCTGCCCCA TCAATGGAGGCTGGGGACCCTGGTCACCATGGGATATCTGTTCCGTCACCTGTGGAGGAGGGGTGCAGAAACGTAGCCGGCTCTGCAACAACCCTGCACCCCAGTTTGGAGGCAAGGACTGCATTGGTGATCTGACAGAAAACCAGATCTGCAATAAGCAGGACTGTCCCATTG ATGGATGCCTGTCCAATCCCTGCTTTGCTGGTGTCAACTGTACCAGCTACCCTGATGGCAGCTGGAAGTGTGGTGCTTGTCCCCCAGGCTACAGCGGAAATGGCATCGTGTGCAAAGATGTTGATGAG TGCAAAGAAGTCCCTGATGCCTGCTTCAACCACAACGGAGAGCACAGGTGTGAGAACACAGACCCCGGCTACAACTGCCTTCCCTGCCCGCCACGCTTTACTGGCTCACAGCCCTTCGGCCAGGGCGTGGAACACGCCACTGCCAACAAACAG GTGTGCAAACCCCGCAACCCCTGCACGGACGGCACACACGACTGCAACAAGAATGCCAAGTGCAACTACCTGGGCCACTACAGCGACCCCATGTACCGCTGCGAGTGCAAGCCCGGCTATGCCGGCAACGGCATCATCTGTGGGGAGGACACGGACCTGGATGGCTGGCCCAATGAGGACCTGGTGTGCGTGGCCAATGCGACCTACCACTGCAAAAAG GATAATTGCCCCAACCTTCCCAACTCAGGGCAGGAAGACTATGACAAGGACGGGATCGGCGACGCCTGCGACGATGATGACGACAATGACAAAGTCCCAGATGACAGG GACAACTGTCCGTTCCATTACAACCCAGCCCAGTATGACTATGACAGAGATGATGTGGGAGACCGCTGTGACAACTGCCCCTACAACCACAACCCAGACCAGGCGGACACAGACAACAATGGGGAAGGAGACGCCTGCGCGGCTGACATTGACGGGGATG GCATCCTCAATGAACGGGACAACTGCCAGTATGTCTACAATGTGGACCAGAGAGACACCGACATGGATGGGGTTGGCGATCAGTGTGACAACTGCCCCCTGGAACACAATCCAGACCAG CTTGACTCGGACTCAGACCGCATTGGAGATACCTGTGACAGCAATCAGGACATTGATGAAGACGGCCACCAGAACAACCTGGACAACTGTCCCTACGTGCCCAATGCCAACCAGGCAGACCATGACAAGGATGGCAAGGGTGACGCCTGCGACCATGACGATGACAACGACGGCATTCCTGATGACAGGGACAACTGCAGGCTCGTGCCCAATCCTGACCAGAAGGATTCTGATG GTGACGGTCGAGGTGATGCTTGCAAAGATGATTTTGACCAGGACAATGTGCCAGACATTGATGACATCTGTCCCGAAAACGTTGATATCAGTGAGACCGATTTCCGCCGCTTCCAGATGATTCCTCTAGATCCCAAAGGAACATCCCAAAATGACCCTAACTGGGTTGTACGCCATCAGGGTAAAGAACTCGTCCAGACTGTCAACTGTGATCCTGGACTTGCTGTAG GTTATGATGAGTTTAACGCTGTGGACTTCAGCGGCACCTTCTTCATCAACACCGAAAGAGATGATGACTACGCTGGGTTTGTCTTTGGCTACCAGTCCAGCAGCCGCTTCTACGTTGTGATGTGGAAGCAAGTCACCCAGTCCTACTGGGACACCAACCCCACGAGGGCTCAGGGATACTCCGGCCTTTCTGTGAAGGTTGTGAACTCCACCACGGGGCCTGGCGAGCACCTGCGGAATGCCCTGTGGCACACTGGAAACACCCCCGGCCAG gtgCGCACACTGTGGCATGACCCTCGTCACATAGGCTGGAAAGATTTCACCGCCTACAGATGGCGTCTGAGCCACAGGCCAAAGACGGGTTTCATTAGGTAA
- the THBS1 gene encoding thrombospondin-1 isoform X2: MGLAWALSVLFLLRVCASNRIPESGGDNGVFDIFELTGAARKGSGRRLVKGPDPSSPAFRIEDANLIPPVPDDKFQDLVDAVRAEKGFLLLASLRQMKKTRGTLLAVERKDHSGQVFSVVSNGKAGTLDLSLTVQGKQHVVSVEEALLATGQWKSITLFVQEDRAQLYIDCEKMENAELDVPIQSIFTRDLASIARLRIAKGGVNDNFQGVLQNVRFVFGTTPEDILRNKGCSSSATSVLLTLDNNVVNGSSPAIRTDYIGHKTKDLQAICGISCDELSNMVLELRGLRTIVTTLQDSIRKVTEENKELVNELRRPPLCYHNGVQYRNNEEWTVDSCTECRCQNSVTICKKVSCPIMPCSNATVPDGECCPRCWPSDSADDGWSPWSEWTSCSVTCGNGIQQRGRSCDSLNNRCEGSSVQTRTCHIQECDKRFKQDGGWSHWSPWSSCSVTCGDGVITRIRLCNSPSPQMNGKPCEGEARETKACQKDACPINGGWGPWSPWDICSVTCGGGVQKRSRLCNNPAPQFGGKDCIGDLTENQICNKQDCPIDGCLSNPCFAGVNCTSYPDGSWKCGACPPGYSGNGIVCKDVDECKEVPDACFNHNGEHRCENTDPGYNCLPCPPRFTGSQPFGQGVEHATANKQVCKPRNPCTDGTHDCNKNAKCNYLGHYSDPMYRCECKPGYAGNGIICGEDTDLDGWPNEDLVCVANATYHCKKDNCPNLPNSGQEDYDKDGIGDACDDDDDNDKVPDDRDNCPFHYNPAQYDYDRDDVGDRCDNCPYNHNPDQADTDNNGEGDACAADIDGDGILNERDNCQYVYNVDQRDTDMDGVGDQCDNCPLEHNPDQLDSDSDRIGDTCDSNQDIDEDGHQNNLDNCPYVPNANQADHDKDGKGDACDHDDDNDGIPDDRDNCRLVPNPDQKDSDGDGRGDACKDDFDQDNVPDIDDICPENVDISETDFRRFQMIPLDPKGTSQNDPNWVVRHQGKELVQTVNCDPGLAVGYDEFNAVDFSGTFFINTERDDDYAGFVFGYQSSSRFYVVMWKQVTQSYWDTNPTRAQGYSGLSVKVVNSTTGPGEHLRNALWHTGNTPGQVRTLWHDPRHIGWKDFTAYRWRLSHRPKTGFIRVVMYEGKKIMADSGPIYDKSYAGGRLGLFVFSQEMVFFSDLKYECRDS, translated from the exons ATGGGGCTGGCCTGGGCACTCAGTGTCCTGTTCCTGCTGCGTGTGTGCGCCTCCAACCGCATTCCAG AGTCTGGGGGAGACAACGGCGTGTTCGACATCTTTGAACTCACGGGGGCTGCCCGCAAGGGCTCTGGGCGCCGACTGGTGAAGGGTCCTGACCCTTCCAGCCCAGCTTTCCGCATCGAGGATGCCAACCTGATCCCCCCTGTGCCTGATGACAAGTTCCAAGACCTAGTGGATGCTGTGCGGGCAGAGAAAGGATTCCTCCTCCTGGCCTCCCTGAGGCAAATGAAGAAGACCCGAGGCACGCTGCTGGCCGTGGAGCGGAAAGACCACTCTGGCCAGGTCTTCAGCGTGGTCTCCAATGGCAAGGCGGGCACCCTGGACCTGAGCCTGACTGTGCAGGGGAAGCAGCATGTGGTGTCGGTAGAAGAAGCACTCCTGGCGACCGGCCAGTGGAAGAGCATCACCCTGTTTGTGCAGGAGGACAGGGCCCAGCTGTACATCGACTGTGAGAAGATGGAAAATGCTGAGCTGGACGTTCCCATCCAAAGCATCTTCACCAGGGACTTGGCCAGCATTGCCAGACTTCGCATCGCCAAAGGAGGTGTCAATGACAATTTCCAG GGGGTGCTGCAGAACGTGAGGTTTGTCTTTGGAACCACACCAGAGGACATCCTCAGGAATAAAGGCTGCTCCAGCT CAGCTACCAGTGTCCTTCTCACCCTTGACAACAACGTGGTGAACGGTTCCAGCCCTGCTATCCGCACCGACTACATCGGCCACAAGACAAAGGATCTGCAAGCCATCTGCGGCATCTCGTGTGACGAGCTGTCCAACATGGTCCTGGAGCTCAGGGGCCTGCGCACCATCGTGACCACGCTGCAGGACAGCATCCGCAAAGTG ACTGAAGAGAACAAAGAGCTGGTCAACGAGCTGAGGAGGCCCCCACTCTGCTACCACAATGGAGTCCAGTACAGGAATAACGAGGAGTGGACAGTGGACAGCTGCACTGAGTGTCGCTGCCAG AACTCAGTTACCATCTGCAAAAAAGTCTCCTGCCCCATCATGCCCTGCTCCAATGCCACAGTTCCTGATGGAGAATGCTGCCCGCGGTGTTGGC CCAGCGACTCTGCGGACGATGGCTGGTCCCCGTGGTCTGAGTGGACCTCTTGCTCTGTAACCTGTGGCAATGGAATCCAGCAGCGCGGCCGCTCCTGTGACAGCCTCAACAACAGATGCGAGGGCTCCTCCGTGCAGACGCGGACCTGCCACATTCAGGAGTGTGACAAGAGAT TTAAACAGGATGGCGGCTGGAGCCACTGGTCCCCGTGGTCCTCTTGTTCTGTAACATGTGGAGACGGTGTGATCACAAGGATCCGGCTCTGcaactcccccagcccccagatgAATGGGAAGCCATGTGAGGGTGAAGCTCGGGAGACCAAGGCCTGCCAGAAAGACGCCTGCCCCA TCAATGGAGGCTGGGGACCCTGGTCACCATGGGATATCTGTTCCGTCACCTGTGGAGGAGGGGTGCAGAAACGTAGCCGGCTCTGCAACAACCCTGCACCCCAGTTTGGAGGCAAGGACTGCATTGGTGATCTGACAGAAAACCAGATCTGCAATAAGCAGGACTGTCCCATTG ATGGATGCCTGTCCAATCCCTGCTTTGCTGGTGTCAACTGTACCAGCTACCCTGATGGCAGCTGGAAGTGTGGTGCTTGTCCCCCAGGCTACAGCGGAAATGGCATCGTGTGCAAAGATGTTGATGAG TGCAAAGAAGTCCCTGATGCCTGCTTCAACCACAACGGAGAGCACAGGTGTGAGAACACAGACCCCGGCTACAACTGCCTTCCCTGCCCGCCACGCTTTACTGGCTCACAGCCCTTCGGCCAGGGCGTGGAACACGCCACTGCCAACAAACAG GTGTGCAAACCCCGCAACCCCTGCACGGACGGCACACACGACTGCAACAAGAATGCCAAGTGCAACTACCTGGGCCACTACAGCGACCCCATGTACCGCTGCGAGTGCAAGCCCGGCTATGCCGGCAACGGCATCATCTGTGGGGAGGACACGGACCTGGATGGCTGGCCCAATGAGGACCTGGTGTGCGTGGCCAATGCGACCTACCACTGCAAAAAG GATAATTGCCCCAACCTTCCCAACTCAGGGCAGGAAGACTATGACAAGGACGGGATCGGCGACGCCTGCGACGATGATGACGACAATGACAAAGTCCCAGATGACAGG GACAACTGTCCGTTCCATTACAACCCAGCCCAGTATGACTATGACAGAGATGATGTGGGAGACCGCTGTGACAACTGCCCCTACAACCACAACCCAGACCAGGCGGACACAGACAACAATGGGGAAGGAGACGCCTGCGCGGCTGACATTGACGGGGATG GCATCCTCAATGAACGGGACAACTGCCAGTATGTCTACAATGTGGACCAGAGAGACACCGACATGGATGGGGTTGGCGATCAGTGTGACAACTGCCCCCTGGAACACAATCCAGACCAG CTTGACTCGGACTCAGACCGCATTGGAGATACCTGTGACAGCAATCAGGACATTGATGAAGACGGCCACCAGAACAACCTGGACAACTGTCCCTACGTGCCCAATGCCAACCAGGCAGACCATGACAAGGATGGCAAGGGTGACGCCTGCGACCATGACGATGACAACGACGGCATTCCTGATGACAGGGACAACTGCAGGCTCGTGCCCAATCCTGACCAGAAGGATTCTGATG GTGACGGTCGAGGTGATGCTTGCAAAGATGATTTTGACCAGGACAATGTGCCAGACATTGATGACATCTGTCCCGAAAACGTTGATATCAGTGAGACCGATTTCCGCCGCTTCCAGATGATTCCTCTAGATCCCAAAGGAACATCCCAAAATGACCCTAACTGGGTTGTACGCCATCAGGGTAAAGAACTCGTCCAGACTGTCAACTGTGATCCTGGACTTGCTGTAG GTTATGATGAGTTTAACGCTGTGGACTTCAGCGGCACCTTCTTCATCAACACCGAAAGAGATGATGACTACGCTGGGTTTGTCTTTGGCTACCAGTCCAGCAGCCGCTTCTACGTTGTGATGTGGAAGCAAGTCACCCAGTCCTACTGGGACACCAACCCCACGAGGGCTCAGGGATACTCCGGCCTTTCTGTGAAGGTTGTGAACTCCACCACGGGGCCTGGCGAGCACCTGCGGAATGCCCTGTGGCACACTGGAAACACCCCCGGCCAG gtgCGCACACTGTGGCATGACCCTCGTCACATAGGCTGGAAAGATTTCACCGCCTACAGATGGCGTCTGAGCCACAGGCCAAAGACGGGTTTCATTAG AGTGGTGATGTATGAAGGGAAGAAAATCATGGCTGACTCGGGACCCATCTATGACAAAAGCTATGCTGGCGGTCGGCTAGGGTTGTTCGTCTTCTCTCAAGAAATGGTGTTTTTCTCCGACCTGAAATACGAGTGCAGAG ATTCCTAA